In Serratia liquefaciens ATCC 27592, the genomic stretch AAGAAAGCGCATAAGGAAGGCCTGACGCTGAAAGCCTCCGCGCTGAAGCTGGGCTACCTGACCGAAGAGCAGTTCGACCTGTGGGTACGTCCGGAAGACATGGTTGGCAGTATGAAGAAGTAATTGATTGCTCGGCTTGTAAAAGGCTTACTGAGGTAAGCCTTTTTTATGGAGAAAATGCATGTCACGCACCGAGCGTCTACTCGAGCTGATGCAAATCTTGCGACGGCATCGCTACCCGGTTGCCGGCCACGCATTGGCGCAGGAAATGAATATCAGCATGCGCACGCTGTATCGCGATATTGCCACCTTGCAGCAGCAGGGTGCCGAGATTGTTGGGGAGGCGGGCGTGGGATATGTACTGCGGCCGGGGTTTATGCTGCCGCCGATGATGTTCTCACAGCAGGAAATTGAAGCACTGGTGTTGGGCATGCGCTGGGTAGGCCGCCGGGGCGACAGTCAGTTAGCCGAAGCGGCCAAGAATGCCCTGGTAAAAATTGCCGACGTGCTGCCTGCAGCATTACGCGACGAGCTAGAGGCCAGCACGTTGTTGATTGGCCCCTTGGATTTGATCAAGGTGGCGGACGAAACCCTGGTGTTGATCCGCGAAGTCATTCGCCAGGAACGCAAGCTCGAGGTGCATTACTGCGATAACGACGGCAATGAAAGCGAGCGTATCCTCTGGCCTTTTGCCCTCGGTTATTTTGAGCAGGCGAGGATGCTGGTGGCCTGGTGCGAACTGCGTCAGTCATTCCGCCATTTTCGTCTCGATCGTATCCGGTTGGCTACGCCGCTGGCGCAACGCTATCCACGAGGACGCCGCCTGCTGATGAAAGAGTGGCATCAATCGCAGGGCATCCCTACACAGTAATCCCACACTGCTGCCAAAAACTGTCAGTAGGGGCGCTTAGTCTTAAGGTCTCGGGAGCCAGCCGGTTCCCTCACCCTAAGGTTAATGCGATGACAACCCCAAATATGACCCTTCTCTATGTCGATAACCCAGAAAAAAGCGCCATCTTCTACCGTCATTTACTGGGGCAGGAGCCGGTGGAGCTTTCGCCCACTTTTGCGCTGTTTGTGTTGAGTAACGGCCTCAAATTGGCCATGTGGTCGAAGCATACCGTGCAGCCTGGCGCGACGGTGACCGGTGGCGGTGGTGAACTCGGTTTTCTGTGCGAATTGCCGCAGCAGGTGGATGCGCTTTATCAGCAGTGGCGCGATCGGGGGCTAAATATCATTCAGCCGCCGGTGACGCTGGACTTCGGTCATAGCTTCGTCGCCAGCGATCCTGACGGCCACCGTCTGCGGGTTTACAGCCTCAGCGAGTAGGGGCGTCGGTATACAGGTGGAGCCGTTTGATCAGCAACCTCAACGGCTTGGCGTCCGGCTTATATTTATGTTTGACCGTCGCCGCGTCGTAATTGAACAACTCGCCAATCTTCGGCACCTGGGCGCCATGTTCCACCTGGCATAGTGCAATCAGCGGCAACGGGCAGGGGTGCTGCACCTGTTTTTGCTGCGGCTGATACCATACCCGCGCAATGGGTTGTACTTTCACTGGCCGCTTGATTTTCAGCGCCGCCTGCTGGGGCAGGCGACTGACATCATCGATTTCACGGCTGACCAGTTCTGCCCACTGTTCACGGTTATGTGGCGGTACCGCTCGGCCGGCTTTCAGGCTTTTTTCCAGTTGCGCCAGAATATCGTCGCGCTTTACGTTCTTGATAATATGCTTGTTGGCCCAACCGAAACGCACCGAGTCCGGATCCGTCACAACGGTCAAACTACGGTAGGCGCTAAGAGTAATCAGGCCGTGCAGATGAGTATGAACGAAGTCAAAGCGTTGCTCCGGCGCCAGGCCGGAATCGACGGTAATAATCTGTTCCAGCTCGGCTTTCAGCCGGTTTATCAGACCAATTTGCGTCTGGATCTGCAGATATTCCGGCGGCTCTACCGCCAGGCAAATAACGCCGGGCAGGCGTACCGCCGCCTTGCTGCTGACGTTGTGTTTATTGTGATGGATAAATAACCGCTGATAATGCTCCAGCGCCAGGTCGCGTGCGGCCTGGCCGACATGCTGCTCGACGGCAATCTGTTCTACCGTCGCATGCTCTTTGCCTTTCTCGATTTCCGGCAGGCTGAACACCCTGCCGGCTAACAAACGTAACGGTAAAACCTGCTGGTGGAGGGCTGTCAGCGCCTGTTCCAGTTGGTTAAAACAACCATTCATCCTGCCAATTAAATCGTATTTATCCATCTGGCACCTCTCATTTTAGTTACAACATACATTAAGGAGGCGAAAAACGGAAGGGCAGCATCGGCTAAGGTGAGGAATGAGACACCGAGTGGTCCAGGCTAACCAGAGGGGTTAAGGCCCCCCGCACCCGTGGGTACAGGGGGGGGTTAAACGCGAGCTGCTTCCGGCAGTTTTTTCAGGTAATGCACGACTAGCAGGGCGAGTAGCAACATCACGCTGATAAATGCCACGACGCCATTCCAACCGAAGCTGTGCCAGAAAACACCGCCGAGGGTCCCGGCGACGCTGGAGCCAACGTAATAGCAGAATAAATACAGCGAGGATGCCTGCCCCTTGGCACGGCGGGCGCGACGTCCGATCCAACTGCTGGCAACCGAATGGGCGGCAAAGAAACCGGCGGTGAACAGCATCATGCCGATAAAAATCACCGCGACCGGGGCCAGGGCAGTAATCAGTATCCCGATCAGCATAATCAGGGTCGAAGCCAATAACACTGGCCCGCGGCCGAAGCGGGACGTCATGGCACCGGCCTTCGGCGAACTGTATGAACCTGTCAGATAGACCACCGACAACAGGCCGACAATCGCCTGGCTCAGGTGGTAAGGATCAGCCAGCAGGCGGTAACCAATATAGTTGAACATGGTGACAAAGCTGCCCATCAGCAGAAAGCCTTCGGCAAACAGCAGCGGCAGGCCTTTATCGTGCCAGTGCAGACGGAAGTTGATCAGCAGGGTACGTGGGCGCAACGAACTGGCGCGAAAATGTTTTGAAGCGGGCAAAATACGCCAGAACATGCAGGCGGCGGCCAGAGCGAATAGCCCGATCACCGCCAGTGACACGCGCCAGGAGAAGAAGTCGGTCAGCACCCCGGTGACCAATCGGCCGCTCATGCCGCCGATGGAATTCCCGCTGATATACAGCCCCATGGAAAAAGCGACAAAACTGGGGTGGATCTCTTCGCTCAAATAGGTCATGCCAACGGCGGCGACTCCGCTCAGGGAAAGCCCGATCAGCGCACGCATTAGCAGAATGCCTTGCCAACTGGTCATAAAGGCGCAAATCAGGGTACAAATTGCCGCCAGCAGCAGCGCCACAACCATCACCGGTTTACGGCCGATAGCGTCAGACAGCGGGCCGGTAAACATCAGGCCCAGGGCCAGCAATCCGGTAGACACCGACAGCGACAGGCTGCTTTCCGCTGGGGAGATGCCAAAGTCTTGCGACAAAACCGGCAGAATCGGTTGCACGCAATACAGCAAGGCGAAGGTAGCCAGTCCGGCGGAAAACAGCGCCAGGGTCACGCGCATAAACTGCGGCGTACCGCGCTCGATGTAGGGAAGTTTGTTAAGAGTGGAACGTTGGGTTTTTGGCGCAGCAGCCGCGTCGTCGTTAGCGGCCAGCGTCGACGGCATACCGGCCGCAGAACGCACAGGGGTTGTCACAGTCTTTCCTTACACAGCACTTGATGAGTTAACAAAATGATAGGGAGAGGGCAGTTTTTTGTCTAATATATTAATAATTAAAATTAAGACGTTTAAAGTATGAATATTGAGTTGAGGCATCTGCGTTATTTTATCGCCGTGGCGGAA encodes the following:
- a CDS encoding helix-turn-helix transcriptional regulator is translated as MSRTERLLELMQILRRHRYPVAGHALAQEMNISMRTLYRDIATLQQQGAEIVGEAGVGYVLRPGFMLPPMMFSQQEIEALVLGMRWVGRRGDSQLAEAAKNALVKIADVLPAALRDELEASTLLIGPLDLIKVADETLVLIREVIRQERKLEVHYCDNDGNESERILWPFALGYFEQARMLVAWCELRQSFRHFRLDRIRLATPLAQRYPRGRRLLMKEWHQSQGIPTQ
- a CDS encoding VOC family protein: MTTPNMTLLYVDNPEKSAIFYRHLLGQEPVELSPTFALFVLSNGLKLAMWSKHTVQPGATVTGGGGELGFLCELPQQVDALYQQWRDRGLNIIQPPVTLDFGHSFVASDPDGHRLRVYSLSE
- the tus gene encoding DNA replication terminus site-binding protein, translated to MDKYDLIGRMNGCFNQLEQALTALHQQVLPLRLLAGRVFSLPEIEKGKEHATVEQIAVEQHVGQAARDLALEHYQRLFIHHNKHNVSSKAAVRLPGVICLAVEPPEYLQIQTQIGLINRLKAELEQIITVDSGLAPEQRFDFVHTHLHGLITLSAYRSLTVVTDPDSVRFGWANKHIIKNVKRDDILAQLEKSLKAGRAVPPHNREQWAELVSREIDDVSRLPQQAALKIKRPVKVQPIARVWYQPQQKQVQHPCPLPLIALCQVEHGAQVPKIGELFNYDAATVKHKYKPDAKPLRLLIKRLHLYTDAPTR
- a CDS encoding MFS transporter; this translates as MPSTLAANDDAAAAPKTQRSTLNKLPYIERGTPQFMRVTLALFSAGLATFALLYCVQPILPVLSQDFGISPAESSLSLSVSTGLLALGLMFTGPLSDAIGRKPVMVVALLLAAICTLICAFMTSWQGILLMRALIGLSLSGVAAVGMTYLSEEIHPSFVAFSMGLYISGNSIGGMSGRLVTGVLTDFFSWRVSLAVIGLFALAAACMFWRILPASKHFRASSLRPRTLLINFRLHWHDKGLPLLFAEGFLLMGSFVTMFNYIGYRLLADPYHLSQAIVGLLSVVYLTGSYSSPKAGAMTSRFGRGPVLLASTLIMLIGILITALAPVAVIFIGMMLFTAGFFAAHSVASSWIGRRARRAKGQASSLYLFCYYVGSSVAGTLGGVFWHSFGWNGVVAFISVMLLLALLVVHYLKKLPEAARV